A segment of the Leptolyngbya sp. NIES-3755 genome:
CGGGCATTAAGCCTTTGGGATTCGTTTGGTGTGTTCGGGTTTGAGTGCGGCGTTTGGGAGGAACTTCATCGATCGCATCATGTCTAATTCGGACTTCGATGGGAGCACTCCGGCGATTGGTTTTCGCGGCGATGCGATACCGACCTTCCAAAATCTCAACATTGGAACCCTCCAACGGCAACCATGTTCGATCACCGTCTAGCTGTATCAAAAATTCCCAGGTTTGCAGTTCAGGCATAGGTCGGAGAAGCTTTCACCAGGTTTTGCAGTTAATAGGGTACTGCATGTCAACCTACTTTTGGCGATTTTATCCGCTACTTCTTTAGGTGATGCAACAATTTCGATAAAAAAGCTCGATCGTTCCGTCGATCGAGCCTTGGCAAGATATTTCAGTTCGGTAGAAATTAGTTGAATGCACCCGTGAAGATCTTGTCTACGATCGAGAAATTCGCGATCAGTAGATAAGCGACGAATGCGCCACCCGTTGCACCGACGAAAAATCCGCCTGCGAATTGGCTCCAGCCGCCAGAAGATTGCAACGAATTCGAGGAAGAATCGTCATCCTGGAAGCTTGCCAAACCGTAAATTGAAAGGCAAGCCGTCGCAATCAAGATCAATGCAATCGCGGAGATTAATCCACCGACTGCGGCTTGGTCTGAATCACGCAAAGGTCCGAGTAATGTCCAGGGACCAACTAAAAAGTAACCATGTGCCATCCCGATTTCCAATCCGCGCAGCAAGGGAGAAAGTCCTTTACGGTATGCGGGCAGGTTGCCAATGAAGGCACGGGTGAAGGCAGAATCACTGATAGGGGTCGAGAGATGTCCGATAAACGGATCGCCGTTGTACGGTTTAATAAGCTCGTCAGCCATATCTTAATATTTCCTAATGATTCTGAAGAGAACAAAAAGAATTCGAGACTTATTTTAAGTATGTCTTGGGGCTGATTCTGACAATTGCTTCAGAAAAGTTCATCATTTGGATAGGTGCAGCATCGAGAAAAATCCTCTGAGAACAGAAACAAAACTAAGTCTTGAGATAAAGGAACCTCTATCGAGGGAGCGATTTGTCTGATTCAGTGATTCGGGTACAAAGTAGAAGGTTAATTTTTAACGGAGACTGTATCCTATGAAACCGAACTATTTTGTAAAACGCTTAATCGCTGGATTGTTCGCGGTGCTGATGATGGTGTCGGCTTGGGTGACGATGCCTGCTGCAAATGCGGCTCCAAGTGCTGAACGTGCGGCTCAAGAAACTCAAGACAACTCTAAAGGTTTTGTGCGCGATGTACGTGACAAAGTGAAAGATGCGGCAAAGAGCAATTCGATGAAAGTTGATGAAGCTCAAAATGACAATGCCGTTGCTCGGAAAGCGAAAGAAGATGCGGCAACGATCTTGGAAAGAGCCGATAAGGATGCAGAACGCACTCAAGATGCGATCGACAATAATATGGGTGCTGTGAAAAAAGCGGTTGAAGGCATCAAAGATGCGTTTAGCAAATAGTTGAACTTGAATCGATCGAGTCCATCGGGGAGCATTTCTTCGATGGGCTTTTTCATGGGGCGTAATCTTTCTTTTGAGGCACGTCGATCGATAAGACAGTTCGCTATCAATTCTAGAGAGCATTCTTGGTGCAGGGTATGAAAGCGATTTCGCGTGTTCTTCTGATTTTGCTGTTAGTTGGTTTCTTGGGGTATGCTCTAAAAATTGCATTGCCAACTCGTCCACCAAAATTAGAGAATGTTCTTGTCTTTCAACCGACTGCTCAAGAAGTAGGCTCGTATGATGTTCTGGGTAAGTCTGTTAGTCAGTCTGAAGCGGCACAACTATTGCAGACTGAAGCAGGAAAGGCTTATCTTGCACCGGAGAATGGCGCGATCGAGGTTACAAACGATCTAATCAAACTCGGTCGAGATAGCTTTTATCGCGAAACCTTTGGGAATGAGCGCTTTTTTACTGATGTTTTGGGCGCAATCGAGGGTCCGATTAACTTAGTCAGTGTGAGTCGGGCAATTCTGGCATTGAAAGGAAAGCCGACGACAAATTTACAGATTCCAATTTCTGAAGATATTACGATCGGGGGTCACGAATTCAAAGCAGGCACGAAAGTTGATACTGGATTAGATGTCGCGGCTGGATCGCTTCTACCACTTGGAATGCAGACTGTGAAATCTGGAGCAAAAATTCGAGTAGGTTTAACTTGTGCTCTGTGTCATGCTGCCGTAGATATGCAATCTGGCAAAGTAATCGAAGGTGCACCGAACACTGATTTAGATAGCGGATTGTTGCAAGCATTTGGAACTAACTCAGCAGCAATGTTCCGTCAAACTGGAGTGAATCCATTAACCATTCCATCCAGCGACAATAGTACAAGTTACATTAATGCAAAGGGACAAACAGCAAAGCTTCCTGATCCAAAAGCGTTAGAAGATGCGGTCGATGCTCAACTCCTAGCTTGGTCGCCTGGTAACTTTGACTCAAGTGGTGACAATATTAATAATCCATCTCAGAATCCTTCCTCTTATACATTTGAAGCTTATCCGTATGGATGGAGTGGCTTTTCGTCGATCGGTTGGTTTCAGGGTCTGACAACCTTAAATAACAATGTTCATGCGACGAATTCAGATCCAACCACAGGTGCAAATGCAAGTGAGAAACTATTAGGGATTGATAAAGAGACTTACCTCGGTGTGATTTTGCAAAAAGCTGCCGATCGCAGATTTCGCTTACCGAATGGCAAAAAGCCTTCTACATTCCTCCAAACCGTTGATCCAACTCCCAGAGAGCCTGCGATTAATGAAGTGATCAAGGCTCCAGGATTTCCACAAGGCTCGCTCTTTATCGCAGATGGCTTTATGGCGAGTTCTCCAGGGTACAAAGTGGGAGAACAATTAAATGCAATGTCCGCGTTTCAGAATACCTTAGCTCCACCTCCGGTTGCTGAAGTCGATCGAGAAACACTCAAACGGGGTGCAAAAATTTTCCAGCAAGCAAACTGTACAAGCTGTCATGTTGGGCGTTACTTTACCAATCATGCTGTCGTTGCTGAGTCGGAAATTCAAGCTCAACCGTCTCGTGCGATCGCTTTATCAAAATTTCCCCGGATCTTTGGTGAACCTCAAACTTATGCACCCAATACTCCTGTGCCTTTACCTGTTGATCCGCCAATTTTAACGGTTCCGGTAGATACTGCACCCGAAGAAACTCGCAATGCGGCTTATGCGATCGATCCCCCAGAAGGTGGCTACAAAGTTACTAGCCTAGTCGGTTTAGCGGTGACTGCACCTTATTTGCATGATGGTGGCGTTGCTGCGAGTAAAAATGCAATCG
Coding sequences within it:
- a CDS encoding photosystem I reaction center protein subunit XI (similar to AA sequence:cyanobase_aa:LBDG_13530) gives rise to the protein MADELIKPYNGDPFIGHLSTPISDSAFTRAFIGNLPAYRKGLSPLLRGLEIGMAHGYFLVGPWTLLGPLRDSDQAAVGGLISAIALILIATACLSIYGLASFQDDDSSSNSLQSSGGWSQFAGGFFVGATGGAFVAYLLIANFSIVDKIFTGAFN
- a CDS encoding hypothetical protein (hypothetical protein Npun_F5465;~similar to AA sequence:cyanobase_aa:LBDG_43280), encoding MKPNYFVKRLIAGLFAVLMMVSAWVTMPAANAAPSAERAAQETQDNSKGFVRDVRDKVKDAAKSNSMKVDEAQNDNAVARKAKEDAATILERADKDAERTQDAIDNNMGAVKKAVEGIKDAFSK
- a CDS encoding hypothetical protein (similar to AA sequence:cyanobase_aa:LBDG_10390), whose product is MKAISRVLLILLLVGFLGYALKIALPTRPPKLENVLVFQPTAQEVGSYDVLGKSVSQSEAAQLLQTEAGKAYLAPENGAIEVTNDLIKLGRDSFYRETFGNERFFTDVLGAIEGPINLVSVSRAILALKGKPTTNLQIPISEDITIGGHEFKAGTKVDTGLDVAAGSLLPLGMQTVKSGAKIRVGLTCALCHAAVDMQSGKVIEGAPNTDLDSGLLQAFGTNSAAMFRQTGVNPLTIPSSDNSTSYINAKGQTAKLPDPKALEDAVDAQLLAWSPGNFDSSGDNINNPSQNPSSYTFEAYPYGWSGFSSIGWFQGLTTLNNNVHATNSDPTTGANASEKLLGIDKETYLGVILQKAADRRFRLPNGKKPSTFLQTVDPTPREPAINEVIKAPGFPQGSLFIADGFMASSPGYKVGEQLNAMSAFQNTLAPPPVAEVDRETLKRGAKIFQQANCTSCHVGRYFTNHAVVAESEIQAQPSRAIALSKFPRIFGEPQTYAPNTPVPLPVDPPILTVPVDTAPEETRNAAYAIDPPEGGYKVTSLVGLAVTAPYLHDGGVAASKNAIALQGDRYAVVKPDEMGLSGTWMQRIAPDPEASLRVLVDRELRSVAVEKNRANPDLQAINSDGSGHYYWVDREAGFSSQDQTDLVQFMLSIDDDPAVTLEN